The following proteins are co-located in the Apium graveolens cultivar Ventura chromosome 5, ASM990537v1, whole genome shotgun sequence genome:
- the LOC141659325 gene encoding uncharacterized protein LOC141659325, whose amino-acid sequence MSLTCLKFLLILGVVFFTAPSSADYHSHPPVHKPPVHKPPVYKPPVHKPPPVHKPPVYTPPVHKPPIHKPPSETPYVTDDHYPSHPIHKPTPVYKPPVHKPPIHKPPVHKPPIEHNQPATGEHKPSPVYQPPKTEKPVPEHKPPHLPPVVVKPPPTHKPFPPYGHHPGHPPVENTGN is encoded by the coding sequence ATGTCTCTCACTTGCTTAAAATTTCTCCTCATTTTAGGAGTTGTGTTTTTCACAGCTCCCTCCTCCGCTGATTATCATTCTCATCCACCAGTCCACAAGCCACCGGTTCACAAGCCACCTGTTTATAAGCCTCCGGTTCACAAACCACCACCAGTCCACAAGCCACCAGTTTATACACCACCTGTTCACAAGCCACCTATCCACAAGCCACCATCCGAAACTCCATATGTTACTGATGATCATTACCCTAGCCACCCCATTCATAAACCAACACCAGTGTACAAACCACCTGTTCACAAGCCACCAATTCACAAGCCACCAGTTCATAAGCCACCAATAGAGCACAACCAACCAGCAACAGGGGAGCACAAGCCAAGCCCAGTGTACCAACCACCAAAGACAGAGAAGCCTGTGCCAGAACATAAGCCACCACACTTGCCACCAGTTGTTGTGAAACCACCGCCTACTCACAAGCCTTTTCCACCATATGGTCACCATCCTGGACACCCTCCTGTAGAGAATACCGGAAACTAA